The window AACTCTGTATACGGCTGCAGTTGTACCGTCCCTATAGGCCTCTACTCAAACAGGTCATGAGTTAACATGTTAATTTATTCGCCCCGTCCCTAGTTTCTCAGCTGAAACTGATATATCACACATTTAAGAGCTTGGTATTATTATTTCGAAGAGCTGTGTCAAATCAAGCACTTTCTgtcatattttgcattttgtttgttttctgctaAGCGTCACTGTGTATATTGCGATGTTGTGATCAACATTCAGCAAACGGAACATAACATGTTAATAAtgcatctttctttcttttggttttgtttgtaataaaataaaaactcaaatggGGAAATGTTGTATTGTTGGGCTGTTATTAAGATAATATATGAaaggttttatccaaagtgacttgcaatCTAATCAAAGTGACTTGCAATCAAAGTGGCTGGGTGTCTGATTCCAGAATTACGCTGGCTTAGACAAAATCGGGCCTattaccaaaacaaccttgaagccaatcagcagtaaggtgcaaaGTATGAACATTAGTTGAGGCGAGCACTGGCGAAAGATGGGGTTAGGGGTGTGTATTTGAACATGTAATGTAGGCATCTAAGTGCaagtgttttatacattttgccTCGGGGTAATACTAATATAACACTTTATCAGtaactttaaaatcaattttaaagCGTCAACACACAGATAGTAGGTCCAGGAAATCGTGTTTGGACTATTCCTAAAATATCATAGCGTAATAAATAGATGCTAGTGTTTTCCAAATAATTACACTTCTACAATATAacttataactttttttatctGAATATTTCGACTCTTAATTTTTAAATGCCAGTCAGTGTAGAatgtctttgtaaaataaagaggtaaaataataagaatgttttcattcaaaatCAAAACTACCTCCATCAGTTCAAATCCACATTAACTTTCACAAAAAGTTATCTCTAAGCAGTAAGGgttatattaaagggacagttcaattaaaaagtaaacttctgtcatcatttacttacccttgagttgatccaaatctgtatacattccTTTGAAGCAAACAGTtcatggccaccattgactaccatagtacgGAAATcccaatagtagtcaaaagtgcccaagaactgtttgctttcctacattattcaaaatatcttcttttattttgaatagaaCAAAGAGATGTATAGAGATTTGAAAcaattgggtgaactatccctttaggtgTTGTTTCATAAGAAGAAACTTGACAGCCAAACATGAATTTTGTGTGAGGAGCAATGAGAACCAGAACAGCAGAAATAAATACTGAGTTAAAAATGGGGCAGGAATAAGGCTAGAGAGCAGGAGGAGAATAAGCATATGTTTTTCCTCAAAGGTTTTCAACCCTTGCTGCAGACTCATATATAGGAAGTGAGAGTCCAGAAGCAAGTGGAAATAAGCAGAATGAATGCAGATtcaggaaaaaaacacaatgaggAAGTCCGTGCACGATTAGGAAATTCATTCTGGCCAAAGTGCATTTACAATGGCCGTTGTAATCACgatttcaaattaaattaacaatatttatgAACGGATTGAGAAGCAAAGACTCTGGAGACACTGACAAAACATGGAGCACCAgtggttttatatatttcttattagtgagattaaatgtaattacgatggtataaaaacatgtaaatggaCTAAAAAAATCAGCAAATTCTcccttaaaaaacataaaacatacacaGTATAAAAACTAGAGGCATAATGTGACTTTTTTAAAGTTTCCTCTGCTGCGCTGCATTCACAAACCAAAGAGCCTTGATCAATATCTCATCACTTAAAGTTTAACTTTCATCCCATATGTACAAGTCGCTCTCAATAACACAGCccatcacacaaaacacatcatgtACTTTAGTAGGTCACTGGCTTAATCTTTTTCTTGATAAATATGTGTTTCATATTGGTCACAGTGACTAAGCATATTTGGAAAGAGGATGGAGCTTCTTGTTGGAAATAAAAGCatcaaacataaaatgtatcTGACTGATTTCACTTGCCGTTTTCTATAAAGGTCATATTTAAATTGCATATTTAGTCCTCAGAGTTGCCATAACAACCAAAACGTTTATTTTTCAGCATGAAACCCATCCAGTGGTAAGGCAGCTGGGGCAACTCTGTTTTGGTCCAGCCAAGTAACCAGTGGTGAAACCTCTGATGCTTGTAGTGGCCTGCAACTCAGGCGAAAACTCATCGTCCTTCTGTTCAAACTGGTTATGCCAGTATATAAGCCAACCACGATGCTGGAGCAAAGTCTTTGGAATGCTGTAATTAAATGCTATATTTATATGGTCGAAATTGTGCTGGTTTCGCGTTTAATAAGGCATTTGTGGCCCAACCGAGAAATGTTTCTCCACAGATTGATCCAAGTTGTGCAGTCATTGACATCCCAAGGACATCTTTGTGGAAGCGCACTTGTGTACATAAAATGGACATCTATTGTATGACCATGCTCAGCTGGTTATAGAGAAACTCTTTTGTTGAAGTCAACAGCAGGTACCAGAGTCAAAGACACAAGTCTGGTTTAGGTACTTTCGAGTCCGGTGATTTCAACCACTGATGTATGGAAAAACATAAAACGATGTAGTCCATGGTGTCTAGAAAACCATGCCTCTAGTTAACTCTGAAGAGGCCAAAGTAATGTTTACCCGACTCCTGAAGACTAAAGGATCTTCCAGTCACCGCTTTAAGCTCTGCGCCTTTGTTAAGGCGGAGGAGGCCTGAGACCTGGCAAGGCTTTAGGAAGTGAAACTTGTGCGAGCCGGAGGCTGGTGTGGTTCCGTATCCCTCCATGCACTGGAGCAAAGGGCCTTTAGGTACGGAAACCTCAAGCTTCACATACTGACTCTGGTTCTCATTGAAGTGCACCTGGGGGTGGAAACTCAGTTAGTGCCAAACCACATGAGAAACAGGACAAGTGAAACGGGAATGTTATGGCAGGCCAATTCAGAGAAAGAGACAtaacaaaaagagaaaagatttGAAATGTACCCAGAAACTagctttaaaaatacaatttcaataaGCTGGTCTATCATTAGGGCGGTCAAAGATATAAGATTAACTCTCTTAGTTTTCAAATACTGGTGCTGGTCGACTTACTTGACAATAAAGGAAGTAAACACCACTGCGCTCCACTTTGAAGGTGCCGGTCTCTGAATTATAATGCACTGCCCTGCTCATATTCAGCACTTCCTCAGTCCATCCTTTAATAACTCCCTCAGTCCCCActagaacacaaacacacagaattaGACAATATTCCACATGATGCATATTATGTGCACTATATGTGACCGATTACTCACCTTTTTGAACAGAGTCTTTGGTTACTGTTGAAAGAATTAGAGATATATTAAACCGCAGTTGGGTgtttcaatgaaaaaaaaagatttgctaAATAATCGTCCACTTACTCTCAAAGTGAGAGGCCACTTTCCGTTCTTTCCTCCCTGGCGCTAGCAagataaaacagacaaaaaagagGCATGTTTTGGAAAAAGAGACCAAACTCATCGGGCTGAAATCTGATAAAGACAAGCACATAAGCATCCGCGTGGAGCTCTCACAACTTTTAACAGCTGTGCAGATGCAAACATCGTGGATTAATCTAGTATAATTTATCTACCAGTCGAGGCCCTGATTGTCAAAGCAGATGGTCAAATATTTCCTTTCAGCTCTGTTCTACACTGCACAGCCTTTGTTCCAGCAACAGCCACTGGTCACCGTATTTTCTACTTTCACCCCACCAGCTGGTTCCAGTCAACAAAGGAGGCTGCAAAAATATGGATCGTTGGCTCTTTCCTAACCTTTGTCATGCTGAAAATAATCTTCCTATGAAATGGGATAGACTAGAACAGCTATGGCTTCCGTTCAACTAAACGTAATAATTCAAACAAACCACCTTTAGAGATATTTTTACCCCTCTTCGGTTTCGCCTCATGGGAGCTGTCTGAGCTCCCGATATACTGTCAAAATGTGTATTGACTGATCACCTACGTCTCATAATTCAAAAGGAACCTCATAGAAATGGTTAACCCGACTGTTGATTCTAGCCGACTGCCCTGACTGTCCCCAAGGGGCACTATTTTGGGCTaggaaaacaatatattttaaggaATGACTGTGGATAAGCATTTTGGCTCTGAAATCAGACAGCCGTCAGGTGTAAGCTGAAGGCTTGCAGCTGCTCATTAGACTTCTGATGGTCCATCTGTTCCagagtaatgtttattttgttgatctTTCTGGCTGTACGTCCTcgctttttgttatt of the Triplophysa dalaica isolate WHDGS20190420 chromosome 1, ASM1584641v1, whole genome shotgun sequence genome contains:
- the tnfsf12 gene encoding tumor necrosis factor ligand superfamily member 12 isoform X2, with product MVRYRYVFRRLSPCHNNVQFYVVRTNMGITTLRRWKVIMVRRGNEYGPVQVNMQRKAIFQLILEKRELLESQRFRRNAPGRKERKVASHFEITKDSVQKVGTEGVIKGWTEEVLNMSRAVHYNSETGTFKVERSGVYFLYCQVHFNENQSQYVKLEVSVPKGPLLQCMEGYGTTPASGSHKFHFLKPCQVSGLLRLNKGAELKAVTGRSFSLQESGKHYFGLFRVN
- the tnfsf12 gene encoding tumor necrosis factor ligand superfamily member 12 isoform X1, which encodes MWKLQCAKRFVCATMQRILQRRRIRTLRLAWSLMAVVALSLAVCSAIFTVWTLRQTRDLSRSFKTLQERLEQVNMQRKAIFQLILEKRELLESQRFRRNAPGRKERKVASHFEITKDSVQKVGTEGVIKGWTEEVLNMSRAVHYNSETGTFKVERSGVYFLYCQVHFNENQSQYVKLEVSVPKGPLLQCMEGYGTTPASGSHKFHFLKPCQVSGLLRLNKGAELKAVTGRSFSLQESGKHYFGLFRVN